One Brassica napus cultivar Da-Ae chromosome C4, Da-Ae, whole genome shotgun sequence genomic region harbors:
- the LOC106391556 gene encoding mannose-1-phosphate guanylyltransferase 1, with protein MKALILVGGFGTRLRPLTLSFPKPLVDFANKPMILHQIEALKAVGVDEVVLAINYQPEVMLNFLKDFEAKLEIKITCSQETEPMGTAGPLALARDKLVDGSGEPFFVLNSDVISEYPLREMIEFHKAHGGEASIMVTKVDEPSKYGVVVMEETTGKVEKFVEKPKLYVGNKINAGIYLLNPSVLDKIELRPTSIEKETFPKIAAAQGLYAMVLPGFWMDIGQPKDYITGLRLYLDSLRKKSPGKLTTGAHIVGNVLVDETAKIGEGCLIGPDVAIGPGCVVESGVRLSRCTVMRGVRIKKHACVSSSIIGWHSTVGQWARIENMTILGEDVHVGDEIYTNGGVVLPHKEIKSNILKPEIVM; from the exons ATGAAGGCACTCATTCTTGTTGGAGGGTTCGGTACTCGCTTGAGACCATTGACTCTAAGTTTCCCAAAGCCGCTCGTTGATTTTGCTAACAAACCCATGATCCTTCATCAG ATAGAGGCGCTCAAGGCAGTTGGAGTTGATGAAGTGGTGTTAGCCATCAATTACCAGCCAGAGGTGATGCTTAACTTCTTGAAGGACTTTGAGGCGAAGCTGGAAATCAAAATCACTTGCTCACAGGAGACTGAGCCTATGGGTACTGCTGGTCCTCTGGCTTTAGCTAGAGACAAATTGGTTGATGGATCTGGAGAGCCTTTCTTTGTGCTCAACAGTGATGTGATCAGTGAGTACCCGCTCAGAGAAATGATTGAGTTTCACAAAGCTCATGGTGGTGAAGCCTCCATTATGGTCACAAAG GTTGATGAACCGTCGAAGTATGGAGTTGTGGTGATGGAAGAAACAACAGGAAAGGTAGAGAAGTTTGTGGAGAAGCCAAAGCTGTATGTAGGCAACAAGATCAACGCTGGGATCTACCTTCTAAACCCATCTGTTCTCGACAAGATTGAGCTAAGACCAACCTCAATAGAGAAAGAGACCTTCCCCAAGATAGCAGCAGCTCAAGGGCTCTATGCAATGGTGCTACCAGGATTCTGGATGGACATTGGACAACCCAAAGACTACATAACGGGTCTAAGACTCTACTTAGACTCTCTGAGGAAGAAATCTCCAGGGAAGCTAACCACCGGTGCACACATTGTTGGGAATGTTTTGGTGGATGAAACGGCTAAGATTGGGGAAGGGTGTTTGATAGGACCGGACGTGGCTATTGGTCCGGGGTGCGTTGTTGAGTCAGGGGTGAGGCTCTCGCGGTGCACGGTGATGCGTGGGGTAAGGATCAAGAAGCATGCGTGTGTCTCGAGTAGTATCATTGGGTGGCACTCGACGGTGGGGCAGTGGGCTAGGATTGAGAATATGACGATACTTGGGGAAGATGTTCATGTGGGTGATGAGATTTATACTAATGGAGGAGTTGTTTTGCCACATAAGGAGATCAAATCCAACATCTTGAAGCCAGAGATAGTCATGTGA
- the LOC106391557 gene encoding delta-1-pyrroline-5-carboxylate synthase A: MEELDRSRAFAKDVKRIVVKVGTGVVTGKSGRLALGRLGALCEQLAELNSDGFEVILVSSGAVGLGRQRLRYRQLVNSSFADLQKPQTELDGKACAGVGQSSLMAYYETMFDQLDVTAAQLLVNDSSFRDKDFRKQLNETVQSMLDLRVIPIFNENDAISTRRAPYQDSSGIFWDNDSLAALLGLELKADLLIILSDVEGLYTGPPSDPDSKLIHTFIKEKHQDEITFGDKSRLGRGGMTAKVKAAVNAAYAGIPVIITSGYSAENIDKVLRGLRVGTLFHQDARLWAPVTDSNARDMAVAARESSRKLQALSSEDRKQILYTVADALEANEKTIIDENELDVAAAQEAGLEESLVARLVMTPAKIMSLAASVRKLADMEDPIGRVLKKTEVADGLVLEKTSSPLGVLLIVFESRPDALVQIASLAIRSGNGLLLKGGKEARRSNAILHKVITDAIPETVGGKLIGLVTSREEIPDLLKLDDVIDLVIPRGSNKLVSQIKNTTKIPVLGHADGICHVYIDKACNLDMAKRIVSDAKLDYPAACNAMETLLVHKDLEQNAELNELIFALQSNGVTLYGGPRASAILNIPEAPSFKHEYCSKSCTVEVVDDVHGAIDHIHGHGSAHTDCIVTEDPEVAELFLRQVDSAAVFHNASTRFSDGFRFGLGAEVGISTGRIHARGPVGVEGLLTTRWIMRGNGQVVDGDNGIAYTHQDIPIQA; the protein is encoded by the exons ATGGAGGAGCTGGATCGTTCCCGCGCTTTCGCCAAAGACGTCAAGCGTATCGTCGTTAAG GTTGGAACCGGTGTTGTGACTGGAAAAAGTGGAAGACTGGCTCTTGGTCGCTTAGGAGCTCTCTGTGAACAG CTTGCGGAATTAAACTCGGATGGATTTGAGGTGATATTGGTGTCATCTGGTGCGGTTGGCCTTGGCCGTCAAAGGCTTCGCTACAGACAGTTAGTCAATAGCAG cTTTGCGGATCTCCAGAAGCCTCAGACTGAACTTGATGGAAAGGCTTGTGCTGGTGTTGGACAAAGCAGTCTTATGGCTTACTATGAGACTATGTTCGACCAG CTGGATGTGACGGCGGCTCAACTTCTGGTGAATGACAGCAGTTTCAGAGACAAGGATTTCAGGAAGCAACTTAATGAAACAGTCCAGTCCATGCTTGATCTGAGGGTGATTCCTATTTTCAACGAGAATGATGCTATTAGCACCAGAAGAGCTCCTTATCAG GACTCCTCTGGCATCTTTTGGGATAACGACAGCTTAGCTGCTCTACTAGGGTTGGAACTCAAAGCTGATCTTCTGATCATTCTGAGCGATGTCGAAGGTCTTTACACCGGCCCTCCAAGTGACCCTGACTCAAAACTGATCCACACATTCAtcaaagaaaaacatcaagatgAGATCACATTCGGCGACAAGTCAAGACTAGGAAGAGGTGGCATGACTGCAAAGGTCAAAGCTGCAGTGAATGCAGCTTATGCTGGGATCCCTGTCATCATAACCAG TGGGTATTCAGCTGAGAACATAGATAAAGTCCTCAGAGGACTGCGTGTTGGAACGTTATTCCATCAAGATGCTCGTTTATGGGCTCCTGTCACAGATTCTAATGCTCGTGACATGGCAGTTGCTGCAAGGGAGAGTTCAAGAAAGCTTCAG GCCTTATCTTCAGAAGATAGGAAACAGATTCTGTATACTGTCGCCGATGCTCTTGAAGCGAATGAGAAAACGATCATAGATGAGAATGAGTTAGATGTGGCTGCTGCACAAGAAGCTGGACTTGAAGAGTCATTGGTGGCTCGCTTAGTTATGACACCTGCTAAG ATCATGAGCCTTGCAGCTTCAGTTCGTAAACTAGCTGATATGGAAGATCCTATTGGCCGTGTTTTAAAGAAAACTGAG GTGGCAGATGGTCTTGTTCTAGAAAAGACCTCATCACCATTAGGTGTACTCCTGATTGTTTTTGAGTCCAGACCTGATGCACTTGTACAG ATAGCTTCACTTGCCATCAGGAGTGGGAATGGACTTCTATTGAAGGGTGGAAAGGAGGCCCGGCGATCAAATGCTATCTTACACAAG GTGATTACTGATGCAATTCCAGAGACTGTTGGTGGTAAACTCATCGGACTTGTGACTTCAAGAGAAGAGATTCCTGATTTGCTCAAG CTTGATGATGTTATTGATCTTGTGATCCCAAGAGGCAGCAACAAGCTTGTTTCCCAGATCAAAAATACTACAAAGATCCCTGTTCTAGGTCATGCAG ATGGAATCTGTCATGTATACATCGACAAGGCTTGTAATCTGGATATGGCTAAGCGCATAGTTTCTGATGCAAAGCTGGATTATCCAGCAGCCTGTAATGCCATG GAAACCCTTCTAGTGCATAAGGATTTAGAGCAGAACGCTGAGCTCAATGAGCTCATATTTGCTCTTCAGAGCAATG GAGTTACTTTGTATGGTGGACCAAGAGCAAGTGCAATACTGAACATACCAGAAGCACCTTCGTTCAAGCATGAGTACTGTTCCAAGTCTTGCACTGTTGAAGTTGTAGATGATGTTCATGGTGCTATAGATCACATTCACGGACATGGGAG TGCACACACAGACTGCATTGTGACAGAGGATCCAGAAGTTGCAGAGCTATTCCTTCGCCAAGTAGATAG CGCTGCTGTGTTCCACAACGCAAGCACAAGATTCTCTGATGGTTTTCGATTTGGACTTGGTGCTGAGGTGGGAATAAGCACAGGCAGGATCCATGCCCGTGGTCCAGTGGGAGTGGAAGGGTTGCTTACAACAAGATG GATAATGAGAGGAAACGGACAAGTTGTGGATGGAGACAATGGGATTGCTTACACTCATCAAGACATTCCCATCCAAGCTTAG
- the LOC106378389 gene encoding BTB/POZ and MATH domain-containing protein 3-like, whose amino-acid sequence MRYCWWHTVLQIEGDGCHGLIINCTVGVVRARLEGPKQFGIVPPPSNMGQGLKDLLDSELGCDITFRVGDETYKAHKLILAARSPVFRAQFYGPVGNNSVGRVVIEDMEPSIFQAMLSFIYTDVLPDVHEITGLTSTASFTNMIQHLLAAADLYDFGRLNILCEAFLCEELNVDNVATTLALADQHQFLQFKEFCLKFVASPANLRGIVFQMVDF is encoded by the coding sequence ATGAGGTATTGTTGGTGGCACACTGTTCTCCAGATAGAAGGCGACGGGTGTCACGGTCTTATCATCAACTGTACCGTTGGCGTTGTTAGAGCTCGCCTTGAGGGTCCCAAACAGTTCGGCATTGTGCCGCCACCGTCTAATATGGGCCAGGGACTGAAAGACTTGTTAGACTCCGAACTTGGCTGCGACATTACTTTCCGAGTCGGAGACGAGACTTACAAAGCTCACAAACTCATCCTCGCAGCACGCTCGCCGGTTTTTCGAGCTCAGTTCTATGGACCGGTTGGGAATAACAGTGTGGGTAGAGTGGTCATAGAGGACATGGAGCCTTCTATCTTTCAGGCTATGCTTAGCTTCATCTACACGGATGTACTTCCTGATGTGCATGAAATTACAGGGTTAACTTCTACCGCTTCGTTCACAAACATGATACAGCATCTATTGGCAGCTGCTGATCTTTATGACTTCGGAAGGTTAAATATATTATGTGAAGCTTTTTTATGTGAAGAGCTGAATGTTGATAATGTGGCGACAACACTTGCCCTGGCTGACCAACACCAATTCTTGCAGTTCAAAGAGTTCTGCTTAAAATTTGTTGCTTCTCCAGCAAATTTGCGAGGTATTGTTTTTCAAATGGTGGACTTTTGA